The Fusobacterium necrophorum subsp. necrophorum genome includes the window AATCGTCAATTGTTCTACCGCATCTGTTTTAGCATGAGGAATGGCAACCCCTTTTCCAATTCCCGTACTCCCTAATTTCTCTCTTTCCAAAAGAGCTTTGTAAATCACTTCCGAATTCGTCCCTATATGTGGAGCCTTTCCCATCAAAGTAGATAATTCTCTTAAGACTTCATCTTTCGTTCTGGCCATCAAATCTAAGCAAATTAAATCTTCAGACATATAATCTGTAATTTTCACAATATTTAACATTACAATCCCCCCATCATATATTGTTCGATAGAAATATCTATATCCAATTTTTCTCCTATATAGCTTTCCATTTTTTTGATTAAAAAAAACAGTTTCTCTTCCGTATACTCTTTTTTTTTCACAATGTTCTCTATTTTTTTTTGATAGAGTAATCGAGAAATTTCTTTTTCCTCAAAACTTAAATGTTCTAAAATTTCATCCATCCTAAAAATTCCTTCCTCTTGCATCAAAAAGAAAAGAAAATAGCTCAGTAACAATAATTGCTTTCTTCCATCATTCTCTTGATTTAGATAAAACAGGCTATTCTTCAATAGTCGAAATATTTTAGGAACACGATAGCCTTCGAACACAAACTTATTCAGCACAGCCAATAAATAAAATGCAACACCTAGAGAGTTCAAATCTTGTCGAATATTTTCAAAGCTTTCTAGCAGAGAAAAATCATTTACAATAAATTGCTCTCCTTTTTTATAAAGTAAAAACTCCACATAAGATATAGGTTCTGTCGCAACCTTATCTCTCCTTTTACTTTTTAAAATTCCTTTTACTGTCAGTTGAATCTTTCCAAAATCTTCTGTCAATAAAATCAAATTTCTATCGGCTTCTCCAAAAGAATAATTTCCCAACACAAAGGCTTTATTACTTATAAATTTAGTCATGGAACTTGAAAATCTCTCTCTGTAAAACTAGGATTGATTTCTATCTTAGACAAAGTCAGTTCTAATATTTTTTGCCCTTTTTCTTCTAAAAGCCATTTTTTAGGAAATAAATATTGATCTATCTCTGAATATGATTGTATCACTGCTTTATAGTTTTCATTCAAG containing:
- the recO gene encoding DNA repair protein RecO, with the protein product MTKFISNKAFVLGNYSFGEADRNLILLTEDFGKIQLTVKGILKSKRRDKVATEPISYVEFLLYKKGEQFIVNDFSLLESFENIRQDLNSLGVAFYLLAVLNKFVFEGYRVPKIFRLLKNSLFYLNQENDGRKQLLLLSYFLFFLMQEEGIFRMDEILEHLSFEEKEISRLLYQKKIENIVKKKEYTEEKLFFLIKKMESYIGEKLDIDISIEQYMMGGL
- a CDS encoding PTS sugar transporter subunit IIA, translating into MLNIVKITDYMSEDLICLDLMARTKDEVLRELSTLMGKAPHIGTNSEVIYKALLEREKLGSTGIGKGVAIPHAKTDAVEQLTIAFGISREKLDFKSLDEEDVNLFFVFASPNKDSHIYLKVLARISRFIREENFRNTLLNCKTEKEVIKCIREKEGVSL